Part of the Egibacteraceae bacterium genome is shown below.
GAGGAGATGCTGAGGCTCGTCCCCGACGAGCTGCGCAAGGCCAGCTATGCCCTCGGCGCGCGCCGCTGGCAGACGGTCGTGAAGACGGTGCTGCCCGCCGCCGGTCCCGGCATCGTCACCGGGTCCATGCTCGCGGTGGCCCGCGGCGCCGGGGAGACCGCGCCCCTGCTGCTGACCGCCCTCGGTTCCCTGCAGGTCGTCACCGCCCTGCAGGGGACGCCGCAGAGCTCGCTCACCCTGCTCATCTACCGCGGCGCCATCCAGCCCTTCGACGCGGGCATCCAGCGGGCGTGGGGTGGCGCGCTCGCGCTCATCGCCTTCGTGCTGCTGTTCACCGTCGCCGCCCGGCTCATCGGGTCACGCGCCGTCGCCCTCCGGCGCTGACGGACCCGCGGTCGGGGGGGACAGAACGGGTCAGCCGAAGCGCCCGGTGATGTAGTCCTCGGTGCGCGAGTCCGACGCCTGGGTGAAGATCTTCTCAGTGGTGTCGAACTCCACGAGCTGGCCCGTGCGCTCGTCGTGCTCGTCGTCGACGGTGACGGTGAAGAACGCCGTCCTGTCCGAGACCCGGGCCGCCTGCTGCATGTTGTGCGTCACGACGACGATCGTGTAGCAGGCGGCGAGCTCGCGCATGAGATCTTCGATCTTCAGCGTCGCGATCGGGTCGAGGGCCGAGGCCGGCTCGTCCATGAGGATGACGTCGGGGCTGACCGCCAGCGTCCGGGCGATGCACAGGCGCTGCTGCTGGCCACCGGACAGCGCGAGCGCGGACGTCTTCAGCTTCGTGCGCACCTCGTCCCACAGGGCCGCCCTGCGCAGGGACTCCTCGACGAGCCCGTCGAGGTCGCCCTTGTAGCGGTTCAGGCGGGGGCCGAAGGCGACGTTGTCGTAGACCGACTTCGGGAAGGGGTTCGGCTTCTGGAAGACCATGCCGATGCGCCGGCGGACCTCGACGGGGTCGATGTCGGGGTCGTAGACGTTCTCGCCGTTGTAGCGGACCTGGCCGTGGACCTTCGCGCCCGGCAGGAGGTCGTTCATGCGGTTCAGGCAGCGCAGCAGCGTCGACTTGCCGCATCCGCTCGGGCCGATCAGCGCGGTGATCTCGTTGCGGCGGATCGTCATCGTGACGCCCCCGACGGCGGTGAAGCCGCCGTAGCTGCACGACACGTCCTCGAGCTCGAACACCGCGGCGTGGGGCGCTGCGGGTGTCGTGCGGGCCGGCGCGGGTGCCGCTGCCCCGCTCGCGGCCCAAGCCTCCGAATCCATCGATGTCGACCTCGCGTCGCTGTGCATGCCGCCAGGGTGCCCGGGCAAGGTGAACGGCGGGTGAACGCCCGCTGCCGCGGAGGCGACGATCCCGGGCACGCTCCCGGCGTACGGTTGCCTTGCCCACCGGCCCCGCCGCCTCCGCAGGAAGGGACACCCGCGCATGACCCGCGATCGCGCGCCCGCCAGAACTCGCGTCCTCCTCACCGGCGCGGCCGGGGGCATCGGAACGGTCCTGCGCGCGGGGCTGCGCGGGCGCTACCCCGAGCTCCGGCTGCTCGACACCGAGGCGATGGACGCGGCCGGGGAGGGCGAGGAGGTCGTCGTCGCCGACCTGCGCGACTACGCGAACGTCGAGGCCGCCATGGAGGGGGTGGACGCGGTCGTCCACCTCGCCGCCATCCCGGGGGAGGCGGCGTTCGCCGAGATCTGCGCGCACAACCTCGTTGCGACCTACCACGTGTTCGAGGCCGCCCGGCGCCAGGGAGCGACCCGGGTGGTCTACGCGAGCAGCAACCACGCCATCGGCTTCACGCCGGTCACCGAGCGCATCGGCCCCGACGCGCCGCTCCGCCCCGACACCTACTACGGCGTGTCGAAGGCGTTCGGGGAGGCGCTCGGACGCCTGTACGTCGACAAGTTCGGGATGGACGTCGCATGCCTGCGCATCGGCAGCTTCGGCGAGCGTCCCGGCAGCCGCCGCGAGCTGTTCACGTGGCTTTCCCCCCGCGACGCCGTCGAGCTCGTGGGTTGCTGCCTCGACGCGCCCTACCTCGGGTTCGCGATCGTCTACGGCATCTCCGCCAACACCCGGACGTGGTGGGACAACCCCGAGGCGGAGCGCATCGGCTACCGCCCGGTCGACGACGCCGAGGCGTTCGCCGCCGAGCTGCTCGCCGGCCCGGCCAGCGACGACCCGACGGAGCGGTTCCAGGGCGGACCGTTCACCGGTCGGGACACGACGGCCGACCACCCGCCTGGCGTTCCTCCGCGGGGGGGCTGAGCGCGGGCGGTCGACCGCGAGCGGCGTCGCGCAGCAGCGCCGGGTGCCGCACGGCCGTCGAGGCCAACGTGCCGCGCACGCCGGCGGGCGACCCGGCGAACAGCGTGAGCATCGTGCGAGCGAGCGCGCGGGCGGATGCCTCCCCGGACAGGAACCCGCCCCAGCGCGACACCGGCAGGTCGAAGAAGGCGCGGAAGAATCCCCGCGTCGCGTCGCGGTCGAGGCACAGGAGGGACTCGAGCCCGAGGACGTGCAGCGCCCGCTGGCGGAGGCGGTCACGTGGCCAGACGGCGTTCCAGCCGGCGACCGCGACGGCCTCCGTCGCCGCGCCCGTCCGCCCGAGCGCGCCGGCGAGCGCCGCCGCGAGCACGGGCGCCCGGGCCAGGGCGGCCCCGACCTGGTAGCCCGTGGCGGGATGCACCATGCCGGCCGCTGCGCCGAAGCCGACGACGCGCCGGTCCCGCGCGGGCACGGGCACGCCCATCGGGATGAGGACGCGCTCTTCGCCGACGCGCCGCTCGACCCGCACGCCCATCCCCGCCAACCGCCGCGCGAGGCGCCCCTCGAGGGCACCGATGTCCATCGCCGGCCGCCGGGCGAGCGACGTCTCCTCGGCGAGCTCCCAACCGTCCCCCAGCGGCATGGCGTAGAGGAAGGTCGGGTGCGCGGGCGCCGGGTCACGGGCGTCGCCCGGTGGGTCCCGGTAGTCCATGAGCACCATGCCCTGCGCACTGAGCGCAGGGCGGAACCGCCCGACGAGCCCGTAGGCGGCCTGGTACGCGCCGGCCGGGGCCGGGCCGGATGCCA
Proteins encoded:
- the pstB gene encoding phosphate ABC transporter ATP-binding protein PstB, which codes for MDSEAWAASGAAAPAPARTTPAAPHAAVFELEDVSCSYGGFTAVGGVTMTIRRNEITALIGPSGCGKSTLLRCLNRMNDLLPGAKVHGQVRYNGENVYDPDIDPVEVRRRIGMVFQKPNPFPKSVYDNVAFGPRLNRYKGDLDGLVEESLRRAALWDEVRTKLKTSALALSGGQQQRLCIARTLAVSPDVILMDEPASALDPIATLKIEDLMRELAACYTIVVVTHNMQQAARVSDRTAFFTVTVDDEHDERTGQLVEFDTTEKIFTQASDSRTEDYITGRFG
- a CDS encoding NAD(P)-dependent oxidoreductase — encoded protein: MTRDRAPARTRVLLTGAAGGIGTVLRAGLRGRYPELRLLDTEAMDAAGEGEEVVVADLRDYANVEAAMEGVDAVVHLAAIPGEAAFAEICAHNLVATYHVFEAARRQGATRVVYASSNHAIGFTPVTERIGPDAPLRPDTYYGVSKAFGEALGRLYVDKFGMDVACLRIGSFGERPGSRRELFTWLSPRDAVELVGCCLDAPYLGFAIVYGISANTRTWWDNPEAERIGYRPVDDAEAFAAELLAGPASDDPTERFQGGPFTGRDTTADHPPGVPPRGG
- a CDS encoding lycopene cyclase family protein; translated protein: MQPVVDVVVVGSGPAGLSAAAACAETGMAVSVLAEDHERPWPQTLGVWTDEIEGLELGATVAARWPEVVVHLGEATARRLPRSYGRFDNDRLRDALRTRALAAGARLVRGRAAAVEDAPAGPTVRTSQGVALRCRVVVDASGHRPALLASGPAPAGAYQAAYGLVGRFRPALSAQGMVLMDYRDPPGDARDPAPAHPTFLYAMPLGDGWELAEETSLARRPAMDIGALEGRLARRLAGMGVRVERRVGEERVLIPMGVPVPARDRRVVGFGAAAGMVHPATGYQVGAALARAPVLAAALAGALGRTGAATEAVAVAGWNAVWPRDRLRQRALHVLGLESLLCLDRDATRGFFRAFFDLPVSRWGGFLSGEASARALARTMLTLFAGSPAGVRGTLASTAVRHPALLRDAARGRPPALSPPAEERQAGGRPSCPDR